One Mus musculus strain C57BL/6J chromosome 2, GRCm38.p6 C57BL/6J genomic window, GACACAGACAGGAGCCCGGCACCCATGAGTTGTGACAAGTCAACACAAACCCCAAGTCCTCCTTGCCAGGCCTTCAACCACTATCTCAGTGCAATGGGTAAGCCATAGCTGGGTAAGAGGCAGTTCATGTGTGCTTGTTTGAATATCGGTTTCAAGGCTGTGGGGAGCATTTAAAGCCTCATAGAATCAGTCAAGTGATTCATTCTATATTTTGATAGAAACAAGATGTATGGAGAtctcaacaatttttttttaacttgcaaaGTTTGTGTCGTGAATTTATGGATGTACAAACATCAACTTACTGAGTTGCAAAGTTTGAATCTGTGGCCTTCTAGCCAAAGTTTATAGCCAAGGTACAGTTGGTTTTAACCACTAAGCTTAGATGTTAATGTCATTGTGTTATAAAATAGTTTAATAACCACCAGGCATGTAAAAGGAAGTGATTGAACAACTTGGTCATTTCTGAAGACAGCCTCTGCAAAGATGAACAGCAGAGCCAACTTAGAACCCCAAAGATGAATTTATGCCCCAATTCTCCTTTAAGCTCATTTTTGCTTCAAGGGATTTAATTTAGTATGGATGGATGAGATTAGAGTGTAGATTTTTATTTCTGGGGCTACAGTCAGTTGTAGAATTTTCTAAAAACTATATTCTTAATTTTGAGATTTCATGCATAAAATTTCCTCAAACTCGTCCACTTCCACAACTTTTCCCAGATCAGTTGGAGAATCTTAACCAAGTGGCACAAAATATCCACGGTGATGCCTGGTACAACTGATGAGAAGACAGCTGATGGGGACAGTGGCACTTTGGAGAGTGTTTATCCCATCAGCATTAAAGTTGCCCCTGATTCTGTCCTGCAGGACATGAGTTCTTGGAGTACAAGTGTTTCCATATCACATCATCACCAGGCGAGCAGATTTTGAAGTCAGATATCCCAATCTTTAAACGTTAACAATTACTTTAGATCCTATAGTCACTGTTAAAAGGCGGATTGAGATTTGACTCTTAAGACCTCTTAGCTTGTGCCTTGGGCTATGCACATTTCTGGTACACCCCTCAAGGAAGGATGGCTCTGCATGTTGCTTCTCCACCAAAAGaaaaaccatttattttgatCCTTATCATCCACAATCATGTTTGGTATGTGTCCGGCCAGTCAGACTTGTAGATGACATTAGGAACCTGCCCATGGTGTCAATTAAAACATGTTCTCTATGAACCACTCTGGGGACTGTTAAGCCCTCCTAACAGAAGGAGCTGGGAGTCTTGTGTACTACTCTGGCTATTGCTTTCAGACGTACTTCTGGGCAGGCACTTGCTACCATTCTACCACGAAATACACCCAGCATATGGGCATGTGCCGAGTTAACAAAGCTCCCTGGTATAAGTGCTTAAAAACCTGTGTATTTTAAGAACCCTCTGGAAGCTATTAGAGTCTTAATACTGTGAGCTTAAGTAATGGTCTCTGCAGGTGGAATAATCTGGGgaaatattttctcctttcctgttcaCTAGGAGTAGTGGCTGAGTTAGGGCATTCTCTGATGTGAAGATAGTCacaattgttttattttgggtCCCATTCTATTTAGGAAGCTAATTACAGTGTAATTCATCATAATTTGAGATGACTGATAACTGAGCTTTAAAGATCACAGTCTAAATTCTTAGGCAGAGTTAATGGTCATAGCTGTGAAGTGCTAACTAGATTGCACTTCCAGTACATTGGGATGATGTTAGCTTGAAGGTTAATGCGTGAGTTTACACAGCGAGTGACTGGGGTTAATGCACTAGAGTTGGTTTCTATCCGTAAGCTCTGGAGAGATTTGCTTGGGGAGGGGGTATGTTGGGATGGGATGGAATGGGGTGGGGCAGAAATTACTGACAGAATAAGAGGACTTAGCCAGATGTGAGGTTATTAAATTAGACACACTCAAGAGTTTTTGTCCACCACTGCTGGTTTTCTGACCACCCTCACAATCTTAGTTCTGCCTGAAGACTACTTAGGCTCAGCTAAAAAGTGATCTCTTTATCTTTTGGACTTGTTTAATATTTTTGACTCAACCATTAAAATCTTCAATGCTGCTTTTGATAAGTTATTGCAAAATACATTTTCACAAAGGAGCCTTTATGATTGGTATGAACCACTGGTCGTCGCACAGAGGTCCAGCTTAGCCAAGGGCTCTTCTTCTCGGCTGGCAATTTGCGGTAGGAGACAGAGTATGCCTTAAAAACCATGTCCCCCTCTCCTCTGATGTGTTGAGATTGGACCTAAAGCTTTCCCCATTAAGGCAGACTCTCCTACAGAGCAGAACCCCAGGTTCTTGTATCTTTGCTGCACTGAGGAAGGAAGGGTCTCATTGGAGATACCTGGCAAGCAGATACCGAATTAGAGATGTCGGCACAGTTTCCTCTGCATCCCACTGTTTTGAAAAAATCTTGCAAGAACATTTTGTTTACTGTTTGGAAGTCGTTTTACTCGATAGCAGCCTCCATATACTTTGGGGGGATCAACTTGCCAAACCATTTCTTGAACGGCTGATGATCTTAATAAAAAAGAACCTTCCCCACACCCACTGACTGCCTTTCCTAGTGTTTTTTTATGCCACATATGTTTCTCACACCAGTTGATCTTTGCACACGCTCTCCATCTGAAGCATAATCAGTATGAACTTGGAAATGCAAAGCAGATGAATATTGATTGTCAGCAGGGACTCCGAGGTGTTTGTGAATGTCTTCAGCTTTGGACTGGCAGAGCAGAATTCCATCATCTTTACAACCCCTCAGCGTCCTATGCAATTGGCCTCGGCGCTGGAGCGCGAGCTTCCTGTGAAAGGCAGGACATCCTGCAGATGCCATCGTGGCTAACATAAGACACCTAGACGTTGGAACCTGTGGCGCTCTGTCTGAGCCTGTCCGTGGGGTTGTGTTTTGTTCTTACAgtgttgggaatggaactcagaccCCACATAAAGCACATATCTATTCCCAGCATATCTGTGTTGGCACGGGAGGTGTGCCCCCTATTATAGACACAAGAACATGGGTACATATTCACATGAGTAGGTGAAGTAATTTCTTGGGCCATCTCCATAGACACTCGGGTCATGTGCACGTTAGCGGGcggctcatttctttttcttgccttATTGCACTGACTAGAGCCTTGTGGTCTTGTTAGATAGAAGTGATAAAGGTTGTCTGAAGGATCGTCGGTTTTCTGCTTAGAGAGTAAAATCATTAACTAGATTAGTTATAGGTATTTGGGGAtacttgtttatttatctttattaatttttgtttataatctttattaatatttattaagatTAGGAAATTTTAACCAAACTCCGAAGTTCCTGAGAATTTTCAGAGTTAGGTTTTAATGAAATGTTTGtaccatgattctgttagcctgttgGCATGGTGTGGTACAGTGTTCAAACACTGTTAAGTGCTCTTATATGCCCGGGATAAATTCTACTTGGGCAAAACATAATTTGTGTACAATGATGGAttgaattgaatattttattatttttataccttGAAAGGTGTTTGTTGGTGCTGTTTGCTTTCTGTATCAAGGCCTGAATGAGTTCAGAAATATTCCCTCTCTTTTATTT contains:
- the Bcl2l11 gene encoding bcl-2-like protein 11 isoform 5 (isoform 5 is encoded by transcript variant 5), encoding MAKQPSDVSSECDREGGQLQPAERPPQLRPGAPTSLQTEPQDRSPAPMSCDKSTQTPSPPCQAFNHYLSAMDQLENLNQVAQNIHGDAWYN